A section of the Hirschia baltica ATCC 49814 genome encodes:
- a CDS encoding S10 family serine carboxypeptidase-like protein → MSIQWDSLEIGLVAERDPPPFLSATSYLLNSKSNDNKRPIIFFFNGGPGASSSPLHFSMGPFTRNKTDKTKPAFPLNPDSLIDTADLVFIDPIDTGFSRSNSDEAADKYLDINNDAEAVALFIRTWIKEYKREDAPIFITGQSYGGFRLGKLLPYLEEVTPAGLIMVSPMLDGSLSNYDQAFVSTLPAMTATAWRYGKSALDLPLERDVFDRAQEFAETEYLLALQKGDKLPQDEAEHIAQTLSKLTGLDKAAILSQNLRIDTQYFLENLLAKDNKLISRLNTAKAVVKKPPQREDRPDAANDPSLALGRSNVIAAPDIADYLKEKTGIEFEDDYRSLNLDANFGWNWSSGRAYSPTLSAIKPLRDYLTKHNKTQLLVFTGMRDLAVPAGTVEYILDHSGLPANQVDFQILEGGHSPYEETTQFPIFTNLIRELVRETTSDKTSQ, encoded by the coding sequence GTGTCAATCCAGTGGGATTCACTTGAAATAGGGCTCGTTGCAGAAAGAGACCCCCCACCCTTTCTCTCTGCAACGAGTTACCTTTTAAATTCAAAAAGCAATGACAACAAACGCCCCATTATATTTTTCTTCAATGGCGGTCCGGGCGCATCTTCCTCCCCTCTCCATTTTTCAATGGGACCATTTACCCGCAATAAAACAGATAAAACAAAGCCTGCTTTCCCGCTTAATCCTGACTCATTGATAGACACTGCAGATCTTGTTTTTATTGACCCGATCGACACGGGATTTAGTCGCTCAAATAGTGACGAAGCTGCAGATAAATATCTAGACATCAACAATGATGCCGAAGCAGTCGCTTTATTCATTCGCACTTGGATAAAAGAATACAAAAGAGAAGACGCACCCATCTTCATTACAGGACAAAGCTATGGCGGCTTTCGTCTCGGTAAATTACTACCCTATCTGGAAGAAGTGACCCCAGCCGGTTTGATTATGGTTTCCCCAATGCTCGATGGCAGCCTCTCAAACTATGATCAGGCTTTTGTTTCAACCCTCCCCGCTATGACAGCCACAGCATGGCGCTATGGCAAGTCCGCATTAGATCTCCCGCTTGAAAGAGACGTCTTCGATCGCGCGCAAGAATTTGCTGAAACCGAATATCTTCTAGCCCTCCAAAAAGGCGACAAGCTTCCTCAAGATGAAGCCGAGCACATCGCACAAACCCTCAGCAAGCTTACAGGTTTGGATAAGGCCGCGATCTTGTCTCAAAATCTGCGGATAGATACCCAATATTTCCTAGAAAACCTGCTCGCAAAAGACAATAAACTGATAAGCCGGTTAAACACAGCAAAAGCCGTCGTCAAAAAACCTCCGCAACGCGAAGACCGACCAGACGCTGCAAACGATCCTTCATTGGCCCTTGGCCGCTCAAATGTAATCGCAGCGCCTGATATCGCAGATTACCTAAAAGAAAAAACTGGGATTGAATTTGAAGACGATTATAGATCTTTGAATTTAGATGCTAATTTTGGTTGGAATTGGTCCTCCGGTCGCGCCTATTCTCCCACGCTTTCAGCGATCAAACCTTTGCGTGACTATCTAACAAAGCACAACAAAACTCAGCTCTTAGTGTTTACAGGAATGCGTGATTTAGCTGTGCCAGCAGGTACAGTAGAATATATTCTCGATCATTCTGGGTTACCTGCAAATCAAGTCGATTTTCAAATCCTTGAAGGTGGTCATTCCCCGTATGAAGAAACAACGCAATTTCCTATATTTACGAACCTAATTCGCGAGCTCGTTCGCGAAACCACATCTGATAAAACTTCCCAATAG
- a CDS encoding L-rhamnose mutarotase, protein MSQRVCLALDLVDDQELISAYEKWHRVGNVPVEIVKSIADFGVENMEIFRAGNRMFMIMDVADNFSENVKAEADSKNPHVQKWGELMKKFQQPIPAAGPDGTWFPMENIYRLTDHIAYYKDKS, encoded by the coding sequence ATGTCACAAAGAGTTTGTTTAGCGCTTGATCTTGTCGATGACCAAGAGCTGATTTCTGCATACGAAAAATGGCATAGAGTAGGTAATGTTCCTGTTGAGATTGTAAAATCTATTGCAGATTTCGGTGTCGAGAATATGGAGATTTTTCGTGCCGGAAATCGTATGTTTATGATAATGGATGTTGCAGACAATTTTTCAGAGAATGTGAAAGCTGAAGCTGATTCCAAAAATCCCCATGTGCAAAAATGGGGAGAGTTGATGAAAAAATTTCAGCAACCTATTCCGGCCGCTGGACCGGATGGAACTTGGTTTCCAATGGAAAACATATATCGCCTAACCGATCATATCGCTTATTATAAAGATAAATCATGA
- a CDS encoding aldo/keto reductase, protein MSKTNKDIIFNRDVLGQLGLGCASLGNLFHQVSDEEAGATVKAAIDAGIKYMDVAPHYGFGLAEKRLGEALERYDADENIIISTKVGRRLDPVPDGTDLTEMRQAFYSPEPYYSVFDYSYDSIMHSFEASKTRLRRDRIDILYVHDIGRFTHGEDHAQTYRNFMEGGYRALRELRDAGVVGAIGLGVNEWEVCEEALSDAPFDIILLAGRYTLLEQSALDSFLPLCAQKNTQLVIGGPYNSGILAKGVRGNGPHIYEYQDAPENIIKRVAAIEDICERYGVPLAAAALQFPLAHQQVSTVIPGMGSAKRVQSTQSLMSHSIDKAFWEELRASELIRPDAPIPT, encoded by the coding sequence ATGAGCAAAACAAATAAAGACATTATATTTAATCGGGACGTTTTGGGGCAGCTTGGATTAGGGTGTGCTTCTTTAGGGAATTTATTTCATCAAGTGTCCGATGAAGAAGCAGGGGCGACCGTTAAAGCAGCCATAGATGCGGGCATCAAATATATGGATGTCGCGCCGCATTATGGATTTGGTCTTGCTGAGAAAAGACTAGGTGAAGCGCTTGAAAGATATGATGCCGACGAAAATATTATCATATCTACCAAAGTTGGTCGCAGGTTGGATCCTGTGCCTGACGGAACAGACCTCACTGAGATGCGTCAGGCGTTTTATTCTCCAGAACCATATTACAGCGTGTTTGATTATAGCTATGATTCAATCATGCATTCTTTCGAAGCGAGTAAAACAAGATTACGTCGTGACCGGATAGATATTCTCTATGTGCATGACATAGGACGTTTTACGCATGGCGAAGATCATGCGCAAACCTACCGTAATTTCATGGAAGGCGGTTATCGCGCTCTGCGGGAACTGCGCGACGCTGGTGTTGTGGGTGCGATTGGGCTGGGCGTGAATGAATGGGAAGTGTGTGAAGAAGCACTGAGTGACGCGCCGTTCGATATAATATTACTTGCCGGCAGATATACATTGCTAGAGCAGAGCGCACTGGACAGCTTTTTGCCATTGTGCGCCCAGAAAAACACGCAGCTTGTGATCGGTGGTCCTTATAATAGTGGGATTCTAGCCAAAGGTGTTCGCGGCAATGGACCTCATATTTACGAATACCAGGACGCACCAGAAAATATCATCAAACGTGTCGCTGCCATAGAAGATATTTGTGAGAGATATGGTGTCCCACTAGCTGCTGCAGCTCTTCAGTTTCCGCTGGCCCATCAACAAGTTTCGACAGTCATACCGGGCATGGGCAGTGCTAAACGCGTTCAATCAACTCAATCATTGATGAGCCATTCCATAGATAAAGCATTTTGGGAAGAATTAAGAGCCTCCGAGCTTATTCGGCCAGATGCACCTATTCCAACATAA
- a CDS encoding Rid family hydrolase, with protein sequence MSRLFVTIGVIAMAPSLSYADDKQSLSIMSNGENVGYVKANTKGDTTTIQFHVDDNGRGPKSKSKLTLNQNLVPVHWTLEGTSLMGGTVDEWFHITDDTAQWKSQADDGETTLSEPALYLMNDGTPWDDYVYAKALLKDEDHKMPLLPAGELTLNHLAKRTLSHDDLEVVFDLYRLSGANSTGSLIAIDESGDFFAKLSESGSIIKEGYEAFSQDLMDIAREQSIAHASQLAKSLTNTYETGFAVANIHIYSPESGDLSKASTVFVKDNRIADIKAFSPNDIYTKAYPVFDGAGGTLMSGLTDMHSHTSLQNGLYYLAAGVTSTRDMGNQNEYLQDIIEKKKSHDVAGPRLIARGGFLEGRSTYSARYGIIADTEKEAVDAVKWYADNGYDFIKTYNSFNPDWYEAVVAEAHKHNLPIVGHVPAFTHPDRQIEAGYDEITHMNQLMLGWLLDDGEDTRTPLRLTAMARASNLDLEQPEVRSTLEKLKDNDVGIDTTGVILELLMLSRAGKVPAIATDYFSHMPISYQRNRKRSFVKLEDEGADQAYKDGFQRILDTIKRLYDNDIRLLPGTDNGTGFTMHRELELYTLAGIPAKDVLRIATLDIAKHVGKEKDLGSIEIGKLADFVLLPGNPIKDIKAIKTPRMVVVDGNVYFPDEIYKALNIIPFSTPPARLDKADQSQALKTEIQYTPLPGATQALIESGKIPFSGAVTVGDVVYFSGQIGGPNGGAEDFKDDARQVMDSISEIAKHAGVTMQDVFKCTVMLDDISNWPDFNEVYVTYFTPGKMPARSAFAADGLALNATVEVECMAKAN encoded by the coding sequence ATGTCCCGTTTGTTTGTGACCATCGGCGTCATTGCTATGGCCCCTTCCCTGTCATATGCGGACGATAAACAAAGTCTCAGCATCATGTCTAATGGTGAGAATGTCGGATATGTCAAAGCCAACACCAAGGGCGATACCACCACAATTCAATTCCATGTCGATGATAATGGTCGTGGCCCTAAGTCGAAATCAAAATTGACACTAAATCAAAATTTAGTGCCCGTTCACTGGACACTAGAAGGCACGAGCCTCATGGGCGGCACTGTTGATGAATGGTTCCATATTACAGACGATACAGCGCAATGGAAAAGTCAGGCTGACGACGGCGAAACGACGCTTAGCGAGCCCGCTCTATATCTAATGAATGATGGCACACCATGGGATGATTATGTCTACGCAAAAGCTCTTTTAAAAGACGAAGATCATAAAATGCCACTGCTTCCAGCAGGAGAGCTTACACTCAACCACCTCGCCAAACGCACTCTATCTCACGATGATTTAGAAGTGGTATTCGATCTATACCGCCTTTCAGGTGCCAATTCGACAGGCTCACTCATTGCGATAGATGAAAGCGGCGATTTTTTTGCAAAACTCTCAGAATCCGGGTCCATTATCAAAGAGGGTTATGAAGCTTTTTCACAAGATTTAATGGATATCGCACGTGAGCAATCAATCGCACATGCATCCCAACTCGCAAAATCCCTTACCAACACATATGAAACAGGCTTTGCAGTTGCAAACATACATATTTATTCACCAGAGTCGGGTGATTTAAGCAAAGCATCGACTGTGTTTGTAAAAGACAACCGCATTGCAGACATTAAAGCCTTTTCACCCAATGATATCTACACAAAAGCCTACCCTGTATTTGATGGCGCAGGCGGCACACTTATGTCCGGATTGACTGATATGCACTCGCATACAAGCCTTCAAAATGGCCTTTATTATCTGGCTGCTGGTGTCACTTCCACGCGCGATATGGGAAACCAAAACGAATACCTTCAAGACATTATAGAAAAAAAGAAAAGTCATGACGTTGCAGGCCCTCGCCTTATTGCCCGTGGTGGATTTCTCGAAGGACGAAGCACATATTCTGCTCGTTACGGGATAATAGCCGATACTGAAAAAGAAGCAGTTGATGCTGTTAAATGGTATGCTGACAATGGCTATGATTTCATCAAAACCTATAACTCGTTCAATCCTGATTGGTATGAAGCTGTCGTTGCTGAAGCACACAAACATAATTTACCAATTGTTGGTCATGTTCCAGCTTTCACACATCCAGACCGCCAAATCGAAGCTGGATATGATGAAATCACCCATATGAACCAATTAATGCTCGGCTGGTTGCTTGATGATGGCGAAGACACACGCACCCCTCTTAGACTAACTGCTATGGCGCGCGCCTCCAATCTAGACTTAGAGCAACCAGAAGTCCGCAGCACACTAGAAAAGCTAAAAGACAATGATGTTGGAATTGATACGACAGGCGTAATTCTTGAGCTTCTAATGCTTAGTCGTGCCGGAAAAGTCCCAGCCATTGCCACCGACTATTTCTCGCATATGCCTATTTCCTACCAGCGCAATCGCAAACGCTCGTTTGTGAAGCTAGAAGATGAAGGTGCAGATCAAGCCTACAAAGACGGCTTCCAACGCATTCTTGATACGATCAAACGGCTATATGATAATGACATTCGCTTGCTACCCGGCACAGACAATGGGACAGGCTTCACCATGCATCGTGAATTAGAATTATACACTTTAGCTGGCATTCCAGCCAAAGACGTTTTACGTATCGCGACATTAGACATTGCAAAACATGTCGGTAAGGAAAAAGACCTCGGTTCAATAGAGATTGGCAAACTAGCCGACTTCGTATTACTGCCCGGCAATCCTATAAAAGATATCAAAGCGATTAAAACACCTAGAATGGTTGTTGTTGATGGAAATGTTTATTTCCCAGACGAGATTTACAAAGCGCTCAACATCATTCCTTTTTCGACGCCGCCAGCCCGCTTGGATAAAGCTGATCAATCACAAGCATTGAAAACAGAAATCCAATACACGCCCCTACCGGGCGCGACACAGGCATTGATAGAGTCAGGAAAAATTCCTTTTTCTGGTGCAGTAACAGTTGGAGACGTTGTCTATTTTTCAGGTCAAATCGGCGGTCCCAATGGCGGCGCTGAAGACTTTAAAGACGACGCTCGTCAGGTTATGGATTCCATTTCCGAAATCGCTAAACACGCAGGCGTTACAATGCAGGACGTGTTCAAATGCACTGTCATGCTAGATGACATCAGCAATTGGCCAGACTTCAACGAAGTTTATGTGACGTATTTTACACCGGGAAAAATGCCAGCACGCAGCGCCTTTGCAGCTGATGGATTGGCGCTAAATGCAACCGTCGAAGTCGAGTGTATGGCTAAAGCAAACTAG
- a CDS encoding SDR family oxidoreductase encodes MMRRLEGKTAIVTAAGQGIGRATAELFAAEGARTIAVDLNPDTLATLEGCETHVMNLLDGDAILALAKEIKHTDILFNCAGFVHAGTILTTDEKDYDFSFDLNVKSAYRMIRAFLPSMVENGGGSIINMSSVASSVIGVKNRFVYGASKAAVIGLTKSVAEDYIGNGVRCNAICPGTVQSPSLDERLAATGDAEKARTEFIARQPIGRLGHPDDIANLALYLGSDESSYTTGGTHIIDGGWSNS; translated from the coding sequence ATTATGCGTCGTTTAGAAGGCAAAACCGCTATCGTTACAGCTGCAGGTCAGGGGATTGGGCGTGCCACGGCAGAATTGTTTGCTGCGGAAGGCGCGCGGACAATAGCAGTAGATTTGAACCCCGACACTCTGGCAACTCTGGAAGGGTGTGAAACGCATGTTATGAATTTGCTGGATGGAGATGCGATTTTAGCATTGGCCAAAGAGATCAAACACACAGATATTTTGTTTAACTGTGCGGGATTTGTTCATGCAGGTACGATTTTAACGACAGACGAAAAAGATTACGATTTTTCCTTCGATCTGAATGTGAAGTCTGCTTACCGTATGATCCGCGCATTTCTACCAAGTATGGTCGAAAATGGTGGTGGTTCAATTATCAACATGTCTTCAGTGGCGAGTTCCGTTATCGGTGTGAAAAATCGCTTTGTATATGGCGCGAGCAAAGCAGCAGTGATCGGGCTGACTAAATCAGTGGCAGAAGATTACATTGGCAATGGTGTGCGTTGTAACGCAATTTGTCCGGGGACGGTGCAATCTCCATCCTTGGATGAACGTCTTGCTGCGACAGGTGATGCGGAAAAGGCAAGAACGGAATTTATAGCGCGTCAGCCAATTGGTCGACTGGGTCATCCTGATGATATTGCTAATCTAGCTTTGTATCTGGGAAGTGATGAGTCATCATACACGACTGGCGGGACGCACATTATTGATGGTGGTTGGTCTAATTCATAA
- the lldD gene encoding FMN-dependent L-lactate dehydrogenase LldD — MRIASTADFREAARRRVPRFLFDYADGGSGTEDTMLSNSADLRKVALRQRVLKDVASIDLSTEILGQKQDLPVALGPVGISGMFARRGEVQAASSASKAGVPACLSTVSICSIEEVVAATERFWFQLYVIRDRSVMLDIIERAKVAGAKALVFTVDMPVPGSRARDVHSGMSGPNAGIRRIMQAVGKPAWSVDVGLLGRPHTLGNLVAALGQGAGINDYMGWLGKNFDPSIQWKDLEWIRSAWDGPLIIKGILDPEDAREAVALGADGIVVSNHGGRQLNGALSTAHALPAIAEAVGDQITVLADGGVRSGLDVVRMLALGADGVLLGRLWLYALAAGGSAGVTQMFDFLKQDMKVTMTLAGVNSISKIDRSILVD; from the coding sequence ATGAGAATTGCATCAACAGCTGATTTTAGAGAAGCTGCGCGTCGACGAGTCCCACGTTTTCTGTTCGATTATGCCGATGGTGGTTCGGGAACCGAAGATACAATGCTCAGCAATTCAGCTGATTTGCGGAAAGTGGCTCTGCGTCAGCGTGTTCTAAAAGATGTTGCGTCTATTGATCTTTCAACTGAGATTTTAGGACAGAAGCAAGATCTGCCTGTCGCGTTGGGACCGGTAGGGATTAGCGGTATGTTTGCGCGGCGTGGTGAAGTGCAGGCAGCTTCATCGGCTTCCAAAGCAGGAGTGCCGGCATGTTTATCGACAGTTTCCATATGTTCGATAGAGGAGGTTGTTGCTGCCACAGAACGTTTTTGGTTTCAGCTATATGTAATCCGTGACCGTTCAGTCATGCTCGATATAATTGAGAGAGCAAAAGTGGCGGGTGCGAAAGCGCTTGTTTTTACAGTTGATATGCCTGTGCCTGGTTCGCGTGCTCGGGATGTGCATTCTGGTATGTCTGGCCCGAATGCAGGTATCCGGCGAATTATGCAGGCTGTTGGCAAGCCTGCATGGTCAGTAGATGTGGGATTGCTTGGTCGACCGCATACTCTGGGTAATTTGGTTGCAGCGCTAGGCCAGGGCGCTGGCATCAATGATTATATGGGCTGGTTGGGCAAAAATTTTGATCCCTCCATTCAGTGGAAAGATCTGGAATGGATTCGTAGTGCTTGGGATGGCCCACTCATCATCAAAGGTATTCTTGATCCTGAAGATGCACGTGAAGCTGTTGCGCTCGGTGCGGACGGCATTGTTGTGTCTAATCATGGGGGCCGCCAACTCAATGGAGCGCTTTCAACGGCACACGCGCTTCCAGCAATTGCTGAAGCTGTCGGAGATCAAATTACTGTGCTGGCTGATGGCGGGGTTCGTTCTGGACTAGATGTCGTGCGTATGCTGGCTTTAGGAGCTGATGGTGTTTTGCTCGGGCGTTTATGGTTGTACGCTTTGGCTGCAGGGGGCAGTGCTGGTGTCACGCAAATGTTTGATTTCCTGAAGCAGGACATGAAAGTGACAATGACGTTGGCCGGCGTAAATAGTATTTCTAAAATTGATCGATCTATATTGGTCGATTAA
- a CDS encoding peptidase M61, which yields MKPMPITALFAFLLLVTGCNPTAPKDTDSGNIASPHINLTLAPQARVDAPDTIGSVQIQLQISGKTFQKDAPVLQIPLVSSNVDTVATIVTDLKANDANGPLTLSAMDKTLDEQNAGDAVIGGNSRLWYADRQPDGPIHVTYTVPANASLPPRGPAPPFSFLSKDGGTSAAGHVFLILPPGDDSYQTEIDWDLTAAPPESRGISSIGEGHVSAEMTAVTMRMSFYMMGNVQTYPEIVPENGFFSAWYGTPPFDAENLMHWTADLYTHYSAFFGMKEVPPYGVFLRYNPVNAGGGVGLHHSFVTTFGEQGDTTISGLKSTLAHEMFHTFQPFIEEPGGLESSWFGEGLAVFYQARLPTRFAMMSSEDFLADLNFAASRYYTSLMAEAPNSEIPKKFWLDTRIRTLPYDRGMLYFATVDHELRTQTEGEVTLDTLMLKLLEQSNNGHALTNSDWEKELNTHLGPSAVAEFQDFLNGTLIVPDASAFGPCFTRTQVPLRRYELGFDPAVLSEPTRIIRNLVIGSAADQAGLQNGDEIVHPIPQDHIQGEQTQELTVTIRRNGDEFTLSYLPRGETVDAYQWIKNPNHSDENCEL from the coding sequence ATGAAACCTATGCCGATCACAGCTTTGTTCGCCTTCTTATTACTCGTGACAGGGTGTAATCCAACTGCTCCTAAAGACACGGACTCGGGCAATATTGCCTCGCCTCACATAAATTTGACGCTCGCACCTCAAGCACGTGTCGATGCCCCAGACACAATAGGTTCTGTCCAAATCCAACTTCAGATTTCTGGAAAAACATTCCAGAAAGATGCACCTGTTTTACAAATCCCTTTAGTGTCTAGCAATGTGGATACAGTCGCAACAATCGTGACTGATTTAAAAGCAAATGATGCGAATGGCCCGCTGACTTTGTCAGCTATGGATAAGACTTTAGACGAGCAAAATGCCGGTGATGCTGTCATAGGCGGTAATTCAAGGCTCTGGTATGCTGATAGGCAACCTGATGGTCCAATTCATGTAACTTACACTGTTCCTGCAAATGCAAGCCTGCCGCCGCGTGGACCAGCACCGCCTTTCTCATTTCTAAGTAAAGATGGTGGGACATCAGCGGCAGGACATGTCTTCCTCATTTTACCACCCGGTGATGATTCCTATCAAACCGAAATAGATTGGGATTTAACCGCCGCTCCGCCCGAAAGTCGCGGCATTAGTTCAATCGGAGAAGGACATGTCAGCGCTGAAATGACTGCTGTGACAATGCGTATGTCTTTCTACATGATGGGGAATGTTCAGACCTATCCTGAAATCGTGCCTGAGAATGGTTTCTTCTCTGCATGGTATGGCACACCACCATTCGATGCAGAAAATCTCATGCATTGGACTGCTGATCTATACACACACTACAGCGCATTTTTCGGTATGAAAGAAGTCCCTCCTTACGGAGTATTCTTAAGGTACAATCCCGTAAACGCAGGCGGTGGTGTTGGTCTGCACCATTCCTTCGTCACAACTTTTGGCGAGCAAGGTGACACCACTATATCAGGACTAAAAAGCACATTGGCCCATGAAATGTTCCATACATTTCAACCTTTCATCGAAGAACCAGGCGGACTTGAATCCTCATGGTTTGGCGAAGGACTCGCCGTTTTCTACCAAGCGCGCCTCCCTACCCGCTTTGCAATGATGTCTTCTGAAGACTTCTTGGCAGACCTAAACTTCGCCGCCTCCAGATATTACACAAGCCTGATGGCGGAAGCTCCAAATAGTGAAATTCCGAAAAAATTCTGGCTCGATACGCGCATTCGGACACTCCCGTATGATAGAGGCATGTTATATTTCGCCACGGTCGACCATGAACTGCGCACCCAAACAGAAGGCGAAGTCACATTAGATACCCTGATGCTTAAATTACTTGAGCAGTCAAATAATGGGCATGCGCTAACTAATTCAGATTGGGAAAAAGAATTAAATACCCATTTAGGACCATCAGCAGTCGCAGAATTTCAAGACTTTCTAAACGGAACTCTTATCGTTCCCGACGCTTCCGCCTTTGGTCCCTGCTTCACCCGAACACAAGTTCCACTTCGCAGATATGAATTAGGGTTTGATCCAGCCGTATTGAGTGAACCCACACGCATTATCAGAAACCTCGTGATAGGATCTGCTGCTGACCAAGCTGGGCTCCAAAATGGTGATGAAATTGTACACCCTATTCCACAAGACCATATTCAAGGCGAACAAACACAGGAATTAACAGTTACAATCAGGCGCAATGGCGATGAATTCACACTGAGCTACTTACCACGTGGCGAGACAGTGGATGCTTATCAATGGATCAAAAACCCAAACCATTCAGATGAAAATTGCGAGCTGTGA
- a CDS encoding GntR family transcriptional regulator: MTDTGRMQGVMNMGGRKNNRLDKNAGVIKGKEKESLSDVAYQAVLQGLFDRIVPVGAFVSQSKLVELLGVPIQPLRDALRVLEAEGVLEIHPRSGIQFLKPDLELIRSTYQFRTLIEKAAVRHFAEMGDAETAVNLLEEHRDVVGLIEKNDIDQDILERIEGLEQSLHGNIIASMNNPLIENTGRRLKNYVVLIRLERLITKPLALRSLKEHIAILEACVARDADRAEAAVADHFHAAMQRILGFI, from the coding sequence ATGACAGATACAGGCCGAATGCAAGGGGTGATGAATATGGGTGGTCGTAAAAATAACCGTTTGGATAAAAATGCTGGTGTAATTAAAGGCAAAGAAAAAGAGAGCCTGAGCGATGTAGCGTATCAAGCCGTATTACAAGGACTCTTTGATAGGATAGTTCCGGTGGGGGCTTTTGTATCTCAAAGCAAGCTTGTTGAGTTACTGGGTGTGCCTATTCAACCGCTAAGAGATGCGTTGCGTGTGCTTGAGGCCGAAGGTGTGCTGGAAATTCATCCGCGCTCAGGTATCCAATTCTTGAAACCGGATTTGGAGCTAATACGCAGTACATATCAATTTAGGACACTTATAGAGAAGGCTGCTGTGCGCCATTTCGCTGAAATGGGCGATGCTGAAACCGCTGTAAACCTGTTGGAAGAGCACCGCGACGTTGTAGGTCTGATTGAAAAGAATGATATTGATCAAGATATTTTAGAGCGTATCGAGGGGCTTGAGCAAAGTCTGCATGGCAATATCATAGCAAGCATGAATAATCCGCTGATCGAGAATACTGGACGTCGGCTTAAGAATTATGTCGTCCTTATTCGATTAGAGCGCCTTATTACTAAGCCATTGGCGCTTCGTTCTTTAAAAGAGCACATTGCAATACTGGAGGCATGTGTCGCACGAGATGCTGATCGGGCCGAGGCAGCTGTAGCGGATCATTTCCATGCTGCAATGCAGAGAATACTCGGGTTTATTTAA
- a CDS encoding Lrp/AsnC family transcriptional regulator: MSEELNVFDVKILEQLQKDCSLSTVELADAVGLSQSPCWRRLQRLKDEGYIKRQVAILDREKFGYDLRIFALVKMRRLSDTEREAFTRKIATTPEIMECYSIFGEMDLMMKIQAKSMSWYQHFLMEFLLKLPGVENINSTATLGEIKSTTAIPVRGSMAL, translated from the coding sequence ATGAGTGAAGAGTTGAATGTATTTGATGTTAAAATATTGGAGCAATTGCAAAAAGATTGCAGTCTCTCCACTGTGGAGCTGGCGGATGCAGTTGGGCTGTCTCAATCCCCGTGTTGGAGGCGTCTTCAACGTTTGAAGGATGAGGGATATATCAAGCGCCAAGTGGCGATACTTGATCGCGAAAAATTTGGATATGATCTGCGTATTTTTGCGCTTGTAAAAATGCGACGCTTGTCTGATACCGAACGCGAAGCATTCACGCGCAAAATTGCAACCACGCCTGAAATAATGGAGTGCTACTCGATTTTTGGAGAAATGGATCTTATGATGAAGATCCAAGCCAAATCCATGTCGTGGTATCAGCATTTTTTAATGGAGTTCCTTTTAAAACTTCCAGGTGTTGAAAACATAAATTCAACGGCGACATTAGGAGAAATCAAGTCTACCACGGCTATTCCAGTGCGTGGCTCTATGGCTTTGTAG